A window of Novosphingobium terrae contains these coding sequences:
- a CDS encoding TonB-dependent receptor, translated as MHLSLRPGWLAGVATLALTTPAFAAAPVVAAPAAEPAAANATDNDADQANSIVVLAKRADAASLEFRSSVPVAALSQEDLQHTAVHNVAEALGLLPGVNVMNTGSSYFGGVDGASRGEGMFVGIRGLNSEYNVNLINGVNVAQGMPYSRQVQLSLLPPSGLNTIVVEKASTAEMNGDAIGGTVDFRTPNAFDFAKPFHMSVALSGRMETRDQDYGNAGLGGGFNADIAKRFGDEGQFGIYVSGYYDLRHFTNSELGGVMAAQNDGGWAYLLAGDSSGKTSAAGLNPQHNITQTGIDLGSSSGYTTRWGTNASFDWHPDDTTQVYLRGTWASAKTEQDSTLAEYVSDSKSWNQVAGTSNYLLSVNTISPRVWYETNPELASLGTAALGLRKQLGKWTISPQLFYSEGHNDRPDHIEASERLNQQDNYNNGQSLALGGQSITYINGLPQPVMTSAISNAMNNANTVQLARGAGQLTSEYSGQTKYGGRVDVARDIDNSVLQQIRFGGNYAISHRLFTEVDWSNGKFANLMGHGGETWQSLGISNSYYNQAFPGVYNFRLPKVNQAALFNYFYQYKNDSSLDTCGGTTTDNLNCDTLRGSEAVSAFYLTGTLKTGNLEVIPGLRYEHTAIHNTYWLMGDGDTVQSGWGHNSTHYNEWLPSLFANYRPNSNAVYRADLWWSYTRPAFVQLGGGATVSVGDTTTTITQGNPNLKPIQAMNVDASGEWKFGRETQLMSGFYYKHLRNYMYDNGSGYINSGTLAENNTIYQQPENGGSGDIYGLEAQLRTRFTGLPDWMGKLGVNINGTRQWTSVDIGGGVMKQVQNAPAWLANAQLFWEKGPAEVDISFKYRGEYVSQYAALGIGTWDDLWVRPLKTVDAHVGYQLQRNVRADFSVANIFGAYSYWSHVGHDTTAISDVVDSGRTLLLTLKWSI; from the coding sequence ATGCATCTCTCTCTTCGTCCGGGCTGGCTGGCCGGGGTGGCCACTCTGGCGTTGACCACCCCTGCCTTCGCGGCGGCGCCGGTGGTGGCTGCTCCGGCTGCCGAACCGGCGGCTGCAAACGCAACCGACAATGACGCCGATCAGGCCAACAGCATCGTCGTGCTGGCCAAGCGCGCCGATGCCGCCTCGCTGGAGTTCCGCTCCTCCGTGCCGGTGGCGGCGCTTTCGCAGGAGGATCTCCAGCACACCGCCGTCCATAACGTGGCCGAGGCGCTGGGGCTGCTGCCCGGCGTCAATGTGATGAACACGGGCTCCTCCTATTTTGGCGGTGTCGATGGCGCCTCGCGCGGGGAAGGCATGTTCGTGGGCATCCGCGGGCTGAATTCCGAGTATAACGTCAATCTGATCAATGGCGTGAATGTGGCGCAGGGCATGCCCTACAGCCGTCAGGTTCAGCTCAGCCTGCTGCCGCCCTCGGGCCTGAACACGATTGTCGTCGAAAAAGCCTCCACCGCCGAGATGAATGGCGATGCCATCGGCGGCACGGTCGATTTCCGCACGCCCAATGCCTTCGATTTCGCCAAGCCTTTCCATATGTCGGTGGCGCTGTCCGGGCGGATGGAAACGCGCGATCAGGATTACGGCAATGCCGGGCTTGGCGGGGGTTTCAATGCCGATATCGCCAAGCGCTTTGGCGATGAGGGCCAGTTCGGCATCTATGTCTCGGGCTATTACGACCTGCGCCATTTCACCAACAGCGAGCTGGGCGGCGTGATGGCCGCGCAGAACGACGGCGGCTGGGCCTATCTGCTGGCCGGCGATTCCAGCGGCAAGACCTCTGCCGCCGGGCTCAATCCGCAGCACAACATCACCCAGACCGGCATCGATCTGGGCTCATCGAGCGGCTACACCACCCGCTGGGGCACCAATGCCAGCTTCGACTGGCACCCGGATGACACCACGCAGGTCTATCTGCGCGGCACCTGGGCCTCAGCCAAGACCGAGCAGGATTCGACGCTCGCCGAATATGTCTCGGACAGCAAATCGTGGAATCAGGTGGCCGGCACCAGCAATTACCTGCTGTCGGTCAACACCATCTCGCCGCGCGTGTGGTATGAAACCAACCCGGAACTCGCCAGCCTTGGCACCGCCGCGCTGGGCCTGCGCAAGCAGCTGGGCAAATGGACCATCTCGCCCCAGCTCTTCTACTCCGAGGGCCATAATGACCGGCCCGACCATATCGAGGCCTCCGAACGCCTGAACCAGCAGGACAATTACAACAACGGCCAGAGCCTGGCGCTGGGCGGCCAGTCGATCACCTACATCAACGGCCTGCCTCAGCCGGTGATGACCAGCGCGATCAGCAATGCCATGAACAATGCCAACACCGTGCAGCTGGCGCGCGGCGCGGGTCAGCTCACCTCCGAATACAGCGGCCAGACCAAATATGGCGGGCGCGTGGATGTGGCGCGCGACATCGACAATTCGGTGCTTCAGCAGATCCGCTTCGGCGGCAATTACGCGATCAGCCACCGCCTGTTCACCGAAGTGGACTGGAGCAACGGCAAATTCGCCAATCTGATGGGCCATGGCGGCGAGACCTGGCAGTCGCTGGGGATCTCCAACAGCTATTACAACCAGGCCTTCCCCGGCGTGTACAACTTCCGCCTGCCCAAGGTGAATCAGGCCGCGCTGTTCAACTATTTCTACCAGTACAAGAACGACAGCAGCCTCGACACCTGCGGCGGCACCACCACTGACAACCTCAACTGCGACACGCTGCGCGGCAGCGAGGCCGTCAGCGCCTTCTACCTCACCGGCACGCTGAAAACCGGCAATCTGGAGGTCATCCCGGGCCTGCGTTACGAGCATACCGCCATCCACAACACCTATTGGCTGATGGGTGACGGCGATACGGTGCAGAGCGGCTGGGGCCACAACAGCACCCATTACAATGAATGGCTGCCCAGCCTTTTCGCCAATTACCGCCCCAATTCCAATGCGGTCTATCGCGCCGATCTGTGGTGGAGCTACACCCGCCCCGCCTTCGTCCAGCTGGGCGGCGGCGCGACGGTCAGCGTGGGCGACACGACCACCACCATCACGCAGGGCAATCCCAATCTGAAGCCCATTCAGGCGATGAATGTCGATGCCTCGGGCGAGTGGAAGTTCGGCCGCGAGACCCAGCTGATGAGCGGCTTCTACTACAAGCACCTGCGCAACTACATGTATGACAATGGCAGCGGCTACATCAACAGCGGCACGCTGGCTGAAAACAACACCATCTATCAGCAGCCCGAGAACGGCGGTTCGGGCGATATCTATGGTCTGGAAGCGCAGCTGCGCACCCGCTTCACCGGCCTGCCGGACTGGATGGGCAAGCTGGGCGTCAACATCAACGGCACGCGCCAGTGGACCAGCGTGGACATCGGCGGCGGCGTGATGAAGCAGGTGCAGAATGCTCCGGCCTGGCTCGCCAATGCCCAGCTGTTCTGGGAGAAGGGCCCGGCGGAGGTCGACATCAGCTTCAAATATCGCGGCGAATATGTCTCGCAATATGCGGCGCTGGGCATCGGCACCTGGGACGATCTGTGGGTGAGGCCTCTGAAAACCGTTGATGCGCATGTCGGCTATCAGCTGCAGCGCAATGTGCGTGCCGATTTCTCGGTGGCGAACATCTTCGGGGCCTACAGCTACTGGTCGCATGTCGGCCATGACACGACGGCGATTTCCGATGTGGTCGATTCCGGGCGCACCCTGCTGCTCACGCTGAAGTGGAGCATTTAA
- a CDS encoding FecR family protein produces MSSDLSPSHEARITETAAGWVARARTSGLSAREKIEFLSWLRERPEHAAAADLASQAWAAAPAAMGEVAVPRPVRSSAAARLWRPLAAGGMALGLVIAATLGWRAGCHDLDLATGVGQQHLAMLPDGSRLWLAPQTRAQVAITPLGREVRLAQGEAVFDVVHQWRPFRVTAGDLTVVDRGTLFGVRNRHAGEVSVVLAHGAVELRDTASDTPLLSPRPGEQARRDAQGMHIAPVDAQGLLDWRQGRLVFDHLPLGEALDRFAEQGAPRVRLADPSLARQTVSGAYDIADIASFLDGLTAIMPVRVAHERQGYVIERR; encoded by the coding sequence ATGAGCAGCGATCTTTCCCCTTCGCATGAAGCCCGGATCACCGAAACCGCCGCCGGATGGGTGGCCAGGGCGCGCACCTCAGGCCTGTCAGCGCGCGAAAAGATCGAATTCCTGAGCTGGCTGCGCGAAAGGCCAGAACATGCCGCCGCTGCTGATCTGGCGTCGCAGGCATGGGCCGCAGCGCCTGCCGCGATGGGCGAGGTTGCTGTGCCCCGGCCTGTGCGCAGCAGCGCAGCAGCGCGTCTTTGGCGGCCTCTGGCGGCTGGCGGCATGGCACTGGGTCTGGTGATCGCCGCTACGCTGGGCTGGCGGGCGGGATGCCATGATCTCGATCTGGCGACCGGCGTAGGGCAGCAGCACCTTGCCATGCTGCCCGATGGCTCGCGGCTGTGGCTGGCGCCGCAGACCAGAGCGCAGGTGGCGATCACCCCGCTGGGGCGCGAGGTCCGGCTGGCGCAGGGCGAGGCGGTGTTCGATGTCGTCCATCAATGGCGCCCGTTCCGCGTGACAGCGGGCGATCTGACCGTGGTGGATCGCGGCACGCTGTTTGGTGTGCGCAACCGCCATGCGGGCGAGGTCAGCGTGGTGCTGGCTCATGGCGCGGTCGAGCTGCGCGATACGGCCAGCGACACCCCGCTGCTCAGCCCCCGCCCCGGCGAGCAGGCGCGCCGCGATGCGCAGGGCATGCATATCGCCCCGGTGGATGCGCAAGGGCTGCTGGACTGGCGGCAGGGGCGGCTGGTCTTCGATCATCTGCCGCTGGGCGAGGCACTGGACCGCTTTGCTGAGCAGGGCGCGCCCAGGGTCCGTCTGGCCGATCCCTCGCTGGCCCGGCAGACGGTGAGCGGCGCCTATGACATTGCCGACATCGCCTCCTTTCTGGACGGGCTGACGGCAATCATGCCGGTGCGCGTGGCGCATGAACGTCAGGGATATGTCATCGAACGGCGCTAG
- a CDS encoding outer membrane beta-barrel protein, which yields MSARAGLWWMGVVLAAQASSAIASPVPVAEIVIPPRPLEAALMELTRQSGSNILFLPGSMAGLTSRPVRAKGLAQALRQMLAGMPVRVLHQAHGVVIAPGRMAAKPAAPHAASPRPQAARLAPPPVVIVVSARDTATSFGAEAFHNTAPDLAILSPAERATDRNLAEAFARSPGVLVLATNLQGDLGGIDRAGRAEGQFLAIRGLSGAFAAVRVDGVDLPQSLPFGRDAELGMLSTLVFDKARITLTPGAQEAGDATSALVDLATPSAFADRHPGLRITLGGDLDGQAMAYRQPAASWQAGLRYTHRFGEAQQWGLALGVTASRRVFATSEQTYQQGTVELKQVNAAGTTPAGIDPASNLLLTGLNLEFTRGSTFSLAGHGALEWHGDKLQAGLRVLHAVSRTRQDIYQLGLQGGNSAEDETLTSLGGGISQIASSTARAHYWYETNPENSRLTMVQARIGSPEGLKAPLAWQARLAFTRGVTARPDHIETSFWGESATLLSQGTAFTDGGGYPQPALSAADRALIGNALSYPIHLQAERRDEEGRDRHWSLDSRLGWKPEHGALALLETGLRLDLAKRSWRQIDVTYSNLFPSGTTLAQSGLVDGSIAAILPGVYDVGLPLVSGNRLAALIAKATPDALTLDEANAQTLDGREARAAGFLRAVLGRGAFTLQPGLRLESSAMDTTYWLAGNQGVPAGGIAYGWNHGHARFLALLPSLYLDWRDGPWQARAGLWTSTTRPAVSQLSGAASLTTQADGSLLLTQGNPDLKAMHATNLDLSGAWHSAGGARLHGALFAKWLTHYIYDAGADYANAAMVSENGLLISQPVNGGTARVLGAEVSASLPLGLLGHALQGWTLGTTATALDGRVRLNNPLLDPVEHLQDAPPYNVSVELGWARGAWSARIAGRWTGAFLQQYGLFGTSLSDHSRLDGSAFDIWVRPSRQIDLDIGHKLGERGEIRLFVRNLLADFAWRSTMGLASYAVPQTISGGRQVGVRADYAF from the coding sequence ATGAGCGCGCGGGCTGGGTTATGGTGGATGGGAGTGGTGCTGGCTGCGCAGGCGAGCAGCGCCATCGCGTCTCCTGTGCCCGTGGCGGAGATCGTGATCCCGCCCCGCCCGCTTGAGGCGGCGCTGATGGAACTCACCCGCCAGAGCGGCAGCAACATCCTGTTTCTGCCGGGCAGCATGGCCGGGTTGACCTCGCGCCCGGTGCGGGCCAAGGGGCTGGCTCAGGCGCTCAGGCAGATGCTGGCGGGGATGCCGGTGCGGGTGCTGCATCAGGCGCATGGCGTGGTGATCGCGCCGGGCCGCATGGCGGCAAAGCCTGCTGCTCCGCATGCGGCTTCGCCGCGCCCACAGGCCGCCCGTCTGGCCCCGCCGCCCGTGGTGATCGTGGTCAGCGCGCGGGACACCGCAACCAGCTTCGGCGCCGAGGCCTTTCACAACACCGCGCCCGATCTTGCCATCCTTTCCCCCGCCGAGCGTGCTACTGACCGCAATCTGGCCGAAGCTTTCGCGCGCTCGCCCGGGGTGCTGGTGCTGGCCACCAATCTTCAGGGCGATCTGGGCGGCATTGACCGGGCGGGGCGCGCCGAGGGCCAGTTTCTCGCCATTCGCGGCCTGAGTGGTGCCTTTGCTGCCGTGCGCGTCGATGGGGTGGATCTGCCGCAGAGCCTGCCTTTCGGGCGCGACGCGGAACTAGGCATGCTCTCCACGCTGGTCTTCGACAAGGCGCGCATCACCCTGACGCCGGGCGCTCAGGAGGCGGGGGATGCGACCTCGGCGCTGGTCGATCTGGCCACGCCCTCCGCCTTTGCCGACCGCCATCCGGGCCTGCGGATCACGCTGGGCGGCGATCTCGACGGGCAGGCCATGGCCTATCGCCAGCCCGCCGCCAGCTGGCAGGCGGGGCTGCGCTATACGCATCGTTTCGGTGAGGCGCAGCAATGGGGGCTGGCGCTGGGCGTCACGGCCTCGCGCCGGGTCTTCGCCACCAGCGAGCAGACCTATCAGCAGGGCACGGTCGAGCTGAAGCAGGTCAACGCCGCCGGAACCACGCCCGCCGGGATCGACCCTGCCAGCAATCTTTTGCTGACCGGCCTCAATCTGGAGTTCACGCGGGGCAGCACCTTCAGTCTGGCCGGGCATGGCGCGCTGGAATGGCATGGCGACAAGCTGCAGGCGGGGTTGCGCGTGCTGCATGCCGTCAGCCGCACGCGTCAGGATATCTATCAGCTGGGTCTTCAAGGCGGTAACTCCGCCGAGGATGAAACGCTGACCAGTCTGGGCGGTGGCATCAGCCAGATTGCCAGCAGCACCGCGCGGGCACATTACTGGTATGAAACCAACCCCGAAAACAGCCGTCTGACCATGGTGCAGGCCCGCATCGGCAGTCCGGAAGGCCTTAAGGCGCCGCTCGCATGGCAGGCGCGACTGGCCTTCACACGGGGCGTCACCGCGAGGCCCGATCATATCGAAACCTCCTTCTGGGGCGAAAGCGCGACGCTTCTTTCGCAGGGCACCGCCTTCACGGACGGCGGCGGTTATCCGCAACCCGCACTGAGTGCTGCTGACAGGGCGTTGATCGGCAATGCCCTGTCCTACCCCATCCACCTTCAGGCCGAGCGCCGGGACGAGGAAGGCCGCGACCGCCACTGGAGCCTTGACAGCAGGCTGGGCTGGAAGCCGGAACATGGCGCACTGGCCTTGCTGGAAACGGGCCTGCGGCTGGATCTGGCGAAACGCAGCTGGCGGCAGATCGACGTCACCTATTCCAACCTTTTCCCCAGCGGCACCACGCTGGCGCAGAGCGGCCTGGTCGATGGCAGCATCGCGGCGATCCTGCCGGGGGTCTATGATGTCGGGCTGCCGCTGGTGTCGGGCAACCGGCTGGCCGCTTTGATCGCCAAGGCCACGCCCGATGCGCTGACGCTCGATGAGGCCAATGCCCAGACGCTGGACGGGCGCGAAGCCAGAGCCGCCGGTTTTCTGCGCGCCGTGCTGGGGCGAGGCGCCTTCACCCTGCAACCCGGCCTGCGGCTGGAAAGCAGCGCGATGGACACCACCTATTGGCTGGCGGGCAATCAGGGCGTGCCCGCAGGTGGCATCGCCTATGGCTGGAACCACGGCCATGCGCGTTTTCTGGCGCTGCTGCCCAGCCTGTATCTCGACTGGCGCGATGGCCCTTGGCAGGCGCGCGCGGGCCTGTGGACCAGCACCACCCGCCCCGCTGTCAGTCAGCTTTCGGGCGCGGCCAGCCTGACGACGCAGGCCGATGGCTCGCTGCTGCTGACTCAGGGCAATCCCGATCTCAAGGCGATGCATGCCACCAATCTCGACCTGTCCGGCGCATGGCACAGCGCAGGCGGCGCGCGGCTGCATGGCGCGCTCTTCGCCAAATGGCTGACGCATTACATCTATGATGCCGGGGCCGATTACGCCAATGCCGCTATGGTCAGCGAGAATGGCCTGCTGATCAGCCAGCCCGTCAATGGCGGCACGGCGCGGGTGCTGGGGGCGGAAGTCTCGGCCAGCCTGCCGCTTGGGCTGCTGGGGCACGCCCTGCAAGGCTGGACGCTTGGTACAACCGCCACGGCGCTGGATGGCAGGGTGCGTTTGAACAATCCGCTGCTCGATCCTGTCGAGCATCTGCAGGATGCGCCGCCCTACAATGTCTCGGTGGAGCTGGGCTGGGCGCGGGGGGCGTGGTCGGCGCGGATCGCGGGGCGCTGGACCGGGGCTTTTCTGCAGCAATATGGACTGTTCGGCACATCGCTGTCGGATCATTCGCGGCTGGATGGCAGCGCTTTCGACATCTGGGTGAGGCCCTCGCGGCAGATCGACCTCGATATCGGCCACAAGCTGGGTGAGCGCGGTGAGATCCGGTTGTTTGTCCGCAATCTGCTGGCTGATTTCGCATGGCGCAGCACCATGGGGCTGGCCAGCTATGCCGTGCCTCAGACCATCAGCGGCGGGCGGCAAGTTGGGGTGAGGGCCGATTATGCGTTCTAG
- a CDS encoding RNA polymerase sigma factor, whose amino-acid sequence MPDDPPEETLEAHRPTLKRYFQRRIDAGRDAEDYVQDVYLRVLSAEQAAGQEPKKIHNLRGFLLRAASSVWIDRHRRAKTRIEQDAQTLTDDLAQTLTDPAAACPERTAIARDELRALSGAIETLPPVARAAFMLVRVEGLSHKEAARQLGIEPRQVANHVERSLARLSRSLLETSA is encoded by the coding sequence ATGCCTGACGATCCCCCGGAGGAGACTCTGGAGGCCCATCGCCCGACGCTGAAACGCTATTTCCAGCGCCGTATCGATGCGGGCCGCGATGCCGAGGATTATGTGCAGGATGTCTATCTGCGTGTGCTCTCGGCGGAACAGGCGGCGGGGCAAGAGCCTAAAAAAATTCATAATCTGCGCGGATTTCTGCTGCGGGCTGCGTCTAGTGTATGGATAGACCGGCATCGCCGCGCCAAAACCCGTATCGAGCAGGATGCCCAGACGCTGACCGACGACCTTGCCCAGACCCTGACCGACCCCGCCGCCGCCTGCCCCGAACGCACCGCCATCGCGCGCGATGAGCTGCGGGCGCTCTCCGGCGCGATCGAGACTCTGCCGCCTGTGGCGCGCGCCGCCTTTATGCTGGTGCGTGTCGAGGGGCTCAGCCACAAGGAGGCGGCGCGCCAGTTGGGGATTGAGCCCCGGCAGGTGGCCAACCATGTCGAACGCAGCCTCGCCCGGCTGAGCCGCAGCCTGCTGGAGACTTCGGCATGA
- a CDS encoding TonB-dependent receptor, protein MTSTMCNLLGRAAIGALAIGLFSANAHAAEGNDAPLVAPSSGGAVSASHEDGGEIVVTGTRIKRHDLTSNSPLSTVSAQEIQYQGATNAEAVLNRMPQFTADANENVSNGSDGTSNVNLRNLGSGRVLVLMNGQRMLPTQAMDINFVPSSLIERIDVVTGGASAVYGSDAISGVVNFILRDKLEGFRFDAQGGFAQHNNGNTYLRGLQEQRGFATAPLSVADGGKEDVNGAYGRSFADGRGHITIYGGYRHTAPVLQSTRDYSACALSQLDSAGTGLSCDGSSNTTYGTFAPLEGPSANVGYLTNARDGSKTWVPYNSSYSYNYAPTSYIQRQDTRYTAGTFLEFKASDALTAYGSFMFMKDHTFSQVAPSALFLGSTFSIPCNNPLMSASQAQMLCGSDAGTSASKDTLIGYRLNNDFSRRDDLNHQDYRYNIGFRGDIGHGFSYDVNYMYSLVRYHETYLNNVDNVKAQRALDAVNVNGTVTCQSVVDGTDPACVPIDIFKADGITSQQAQYLFSPSNTWSRNSLSVVNAAINGDLGTFGITSPWANHGVALVLGMEHRKETLLFQGDEVAIQNGTSNSDGQIAVWEGFGEIEVPILQDKPFAKTLTINGGLRYSSYANNQPSTGTQTAYQAWTYKGELAWAPVNDLRLRASYNRAIRAPNIGELFAARQVGNVALDDPCAGSSPAATAAQCARTGVTQAQYGTIIQCPSDTCSSLGGGNPALKPETADTVTLGMVLTPRQIRNFSFSIDYYHIKVKDYISSFDPSLIASQCISTGDPFYCGLFHRDPRSGAIFGSNAAGGYLIATTLNTGYLKTDGIDFNADYTRALGRFGKLNVNGMGTLLLSQEAQPLPGLGSYDCKGYYGYSCGQPNPSWRHVARFTWTAPRDSGSVSLSWRHYAGTTLSSLSSNEALSANGTSIINAKIPAYDYFDLSATLKIAKAVNLRAGVNNLFDRDPPAIAAGILSAFGNGNTYPGVYDPLGRTLFLGATLAF, encoded by the coding sequence ATGACATCCACCATGTGCAACCTGCTGGGGAGGGCGGCGATCGGCGCTCTGGCCATCGGCCTGTTCTCAGCCAACGCTCATGCCGCTGAGGGCAACGACGCTCCGCTCGTCGCTCCATCATCCGGCGGGGCGGTATCGGCCTCGCATGAGGACGGCGGCGAGATCGTCGTGACCGGCACGCGCATCAAGCGCCATGATCTCACCAGCAACAGCCCGCTGAGCACCGTAAGCGCGCAGGAAATCCAGTATCAGGGCGCCACCAACGCCGAAGCGGTGCTGAACCGGATGCCGCAATTCACTGCCGACGCCAATGAGAACGTCTCGAACGGCTCGGATGGCACCTCCAACGTCAATCTTCGCAATCTCGGGTCGGGCCGTGTGCTGGTGCTGATGAACGGCCAGCGCATGCTGCCCACGCAGGCCATGGACATCAATTTCGTGCCGTCCTCGCTGATCGAGCGGATCGATGTGGTGACCGGCGGCGCTTCGGCGGTCTATGGTTCGGATGCCATCTCGGGCGTGGTCAATTTCATTCTGCGTGACAAGCTTGAGGGCTTCCGCTTCGACGCGCAGGGCGGCTTTGCCCAGCACAACAATGGCAACACCTATCTGCGCGGCCTGCAGGAACAGCGCGGTTTTGCCACCGCGCCCCTCTCGGTTGCCGATGGCGGCAAGGAGGATGTGAACGGTGCCTATGGCCGCAGCTTTGCCGATGGGCGCGGTCATATCACGATCTATGGCGGCTATCGGCATACCGCGCCGGTGCTGCAATCCACGCGCGATTATTCGGCCTGCGCGCTCAGTCAGCTCGACAGCGCGGGCACGGGCCTGTCATGCGACGGTTCGTCGAACACCACCTATGGCACCTTCGCGCCGCTTGAAGGCCCCAGCGCCAATGTGGGCTATCTGACCAATGCCAGGGATGGTTCGAAGACATGGGTGCCTTACAACAGCTCCTATTCCTATAATTACGCGCCCACCAGCTATATCCAGCGGCAGGATACGCGCTACACCGCCGGCACCTTCCTTGAATTCAAGGCGTCCGATGCCTTGACCGCCTATGGCAGCTTCATGTTCATGAAGGATCACACCTTCTCTCAGGTGGCGCCGTCGGCACTGTTCCTGGGATCGACCTTCTCGATTCCCTGCAACAATCCCTTGATGAGCGCTTCGCAGGCGCAGATGCTGTGCGGTTCGGATGCAGGCACGTCGGCCAGCAAGGATACGCTGATCGGTTATCGCCTCAACAATGATTTCTCGCGGCGCGATGATCTCAACCATCAGGACTATCGCTACAACATCGGTTTTCGCGGCGATATTGGTCATGGCTTCAGCTATGACGTCAATTACATGTATTCGCTGGTGCGCTATCACGAAACCTATCTCAACAACGTCGACAATGTGAAGGCCCAGCGTGCCCTCGATGCAGTCAATGTGAATGGTACGGTTACCTGCCAGTCGGTGGTGGACGGCACCGATCCGGCCTGCGTGCCGATCGACATCTTCAAGGCTGACGGCATCACCTCGCAGCAGGCGCAATATCTCTTCAGTCCCAGCAACACCTGGAGCCGCAACAGCCTGAGCGTGGTCAATGCCGCCATCAACGGCGATCTGGGCACCTTCGGCATCACCAGCCCCTGGGCCAACCATGGCGTGGCGCTGGTGCTGGGCATGGAGCATCGCAAGGAAACGCTGCTGTTTCAGGGCGATGAGGTGGCCATCCAGAACGGCACCAGCAATTCCGATGGCCAGATCGCCGTCTGGGAAGGCTTTGGCGAGATCGAGGTGCCGATCCTGCAGGACAAGCCCTTCGCCAAGACGCTGACCATCAATGGCGGCCTGCGCTATTCCTCCTATGCCAACAACCAGCCCTCCACGGGGACTCAGACGGCCTATCAGGCCTGGACCTACAAGGGCGAGCTGGCCTGGGCGCCGGTGAATGATCTGCGCCTGCGCGCCAGCTACAACCGGGCCATTCGCGCGCCCAACATCGGCGAATTGTTCGCCGCGCGTCAGGTGGGCAATGTGGCGCTGGACGATCCTTGCGCGGGCTCATCACCGGCTGCCACGGCGGCCCAATGCGCCCGTACCGGTGTGACGCAGGCCCAGTATGGCACGATCATCCAGTGCCCTTCGGACACCTGTTCATCCTTGGGCGGCGGCAATCCCGCGCTCAAGCCCGAAACCGCCGATACGGTGACTCTGGGCATGGTGCTGACCCCGCGCCAGATCCGCAATTTCTCCTTCTCCATCGATTATTACCACATCAAGGTGAAGGACTATATTTCCTCCTTCGATCCTTCGCTGATCGCCTCGCAATGCATCAGCACCGGCGACCCCTTCTATTGCGGCCTGTTCCATCGCGATCCGCGGTCGGGGGCGATCTTCGGCAGCAATGCGGCGGGCGGCTATCTGATCGCCACCACGCTTAACACGGGCTATCTCAAGACCGACGGCATCGACTTCAACGCCGATTACACGCGCGCTCTGGGACGCTTCGGCAAGCTGAACGTCAATGGCATGGGCACCTTGCTGCTCAGCCAGGAAGCGCAGCCTTTGCCGGGTCTGGGCAGCTATGACTGCAAGGGCTATTACGGCTATTCCTGCGGCCAGCCCAACCCGAGCTGGCGCCATGTGGCGCGCTTCACCTGGACGGCGCCGCGTGATAGCGGTTCGGTGTCGCTGTCATGGCGCCATTATGCGGGCACCACCCTGTCGAGCCTGTCCTCGAACGAAGCGCTGAGCGCCAATGGCACCAGCATCATCAATGCGAAGATCCCGGCCTATGACTATTTCGATCTATCGGCCACGCTGAAGATCGCCAAGGCGGTCAATCTGCGGGCCGGGGTGAACAATCTGTTCGACCGCGATCCTCCCGCCATCGCGGCAGGCATCCTGAGCGCCTTCGGCAATGGCAACACCTATCCGGGTGTTTATGACCCGCTGGGTCGCACGCTGTTCCTTGGGGCGACGCTGGCCTTCTGA